From Pseudoalteromonas viridis, the proteins below share one genomic window:
- a CDS encoding efflux RND transporter periplasmic adaptor subunit: MESNKNKSSYHQLKRRSLALLLVVLLGGSACVALVTLAKTPKDTKVKQAQPPRVSSTPLVPSDYQTSLHLSGVLKPAEQTDIAFELPGKIAWLNDAFIEGGIVHKGALLARLDAFDYQTQLLNKQAELALAKAHLSEQLALADVAKKEWASSTHVTDLALRKPQVASARARLKAAEAQLAQAQKNLSRTHYYAPYDALIAKRDTGLGQVIKAGQPLGQLVNLHYGELHVPVANFDRPFLPQLPASGVTVSASEITRTGTLTRHTGQLSDTTRMAYYVIRIDDPYALHSDEQPVYFGQFLHAHVAGVTLNNVLKVPQEWVKNDTLWLMTPEHRLVQYPAKILRREQSSVLIVAPPRTDYQLITHLPDYPQTGMLVRSGADHTQLASKGDKQ; encoded by the coding sequence ATGGAGTCAAATAAAAATAAGTCTTCTTATCATCAACTTAAGCGCCGGTCATTGGCGCTGCTCCTGGTTGTGCTGTTAGGCGGTAGTGCCTGTGTGGCCCTGGTAACACTCGCAAAAACCCCAAAAGACACCAAAGTAAAACAGGCACAGCCGCCACGGGTTTCCAGTACACCTTTAGTGCCCTCTGACTATCAAACCTCGTTACACCTGTCCGGTGTATTAAAGCCCGCCGAACAAACAGACATAGCCTTTGAATTACCGGGCAAAATTGCCTGGCTGAACGACGCTTTTATAGAAGGTGGCATTGTTCATAAAGGTGCTCTGCTTGCCAGGCTGGATGCATTTGATTATCAGACCCAGCTACTCAACAAACAGGCGGAGCTGGCACTGGCAAAGGCCCACCTGTCAGAGCAGTTAGCACTGGCCGATGTGGCGAAAAAAGAATGGGCCAGCAGCACACATGTAACCGACCTTGCGCTCAGAAAACCTCAGGTTGCCAGTGCCCGTGCGCGCCTTAAAGCAGCCGAAGCCCAACTGGCACAGGCGCAAAAAAACCTCTCACGAACCCATTACTATGCTCCTTACGATGCGCTGATAGCAAAGCGAGATACAGGCCTGGGCCAGGTGATTAAAGCCGGCCAGCCACTGGGGCAGCTGGTAAACCTGCACTATGGTGAACTGCATGTGCCCGTGGCAAACTTTGACAGGCCCTTTTTACCACAACTCCCCGCATCCGGCGTCACCGTCAGCGCAAGTGAGATAACGCGAACCGGCACCCTCACCCGTCATACCGGTCAGCTCAGCGATACCACCAGAATGGCTTACTATGTGATCCGAATAGACGACCCGTATGCGCTACACAGCGACGAGCAGCCGGTGTATTTCGGCCAGTTTTTACACGCACACGTTGCTGGCGTCACGCTGAATAACGTCCTGAAAGTGCCCCAGGAATGGGTTAAAAATGACACGCTTTGGCTTATGACCCCAGAGCACAGGTTGGTGCAATATCCAGCCAAAATACTGCGCCGGGAGCAAAGCAGTGTGCTGATCGTGGCACCACCGCGCACAGACTATCAACTGATCACACATTTACCTGACTATCCGCAAACGGGCATGCTGGTGCGCAGCGGCGCAGATCATACCCAACTGGCAAGCAAAGGAGATAAGCAATGA
- a CDS encoding DUF3526 domain-containing protein, whose amino-acid sequence MLLFKLECKRLFAGTINKLVLVLFIVSGVFAIYQGALGYKSLRIDQYKSMVVFQKEREHVNSRETLPEAGSLAYYASAPTEWKLSPWAALFVGETPSSMVATKIRATALQSQAFNREIVNPAQQRAGGLDLGFVLVYFLPLVIGILTVTLISDEQHAGRWRLLNALPGSAFALLGKQIALRFAVIWLLVAILLVSAALILSLPFDALFWTVLGATSLYMVFWFALATLIMSFGKNSVVNSLAYLSSWVVLALLIPGAVHLYLSGQYQSDAPLEITLQQRTTLNDGWDKDKQATLDEFLTHETPWQNTAPLGEAFDWKWYYAQQHMSDLAVQSLVEAHIQNNQARQAQLQTLSVLSPALLFQLSLNELAQTSSGYQLKYQQQVADYHTVMRHFFYDFMFFDKPVTRQDVEDFPLFKAQVMETQNGLWKWLFSALLVLALCALALARIRQVKPF is encoded by the coding sequence ATGCTGCTGTTTAAACTCGAATGCAAGCGTTTGTTTGCTGGCACCATTAATAAGCTGGTGCTGGTATTGTTTATCGTATCGGGTGTGTTTGCCATTTATCAGGGCGCACTTGGTTATAAGTCACTGCGCATTGATCAGTATAAGTCGATGGTGGTGTTCCAAAAAGAGCGGGAGCATGTGAACAGTCGTGAAACACTGCCCGAGGCAGGCTCTTTGGCTTACTATGCCAGCGCCCCGACCGAATGGAAACTAAGCCCCTGGGCCGCTTTGTTTGTGGGTGAGACACCGTCTTCTATGGTCGCAACTAAAATTCGCGCCACTGCATTACAAAGTCAGGCCTTTAATCGCGAAATTGTGAACCCGGCTCAGCAACGGGCAGGTGGCCTGGACTTAGGGTTTGTGCTGGTTTACTTCTTGCCTCTGGTAATTGGCATACTCACCGTGACGCTTATCTCAGACGAGCAGCATGCCGGTCGCTGGCGATTACTCAACGCCCTGCCAGGTAGTGCATTCGCTTTGCTTGGTAAGCAAATCGCGCTGCGTTTTGCGGTGATCTGGCTGCTGGTGGCCATCTTGTTGGTGAGTGCGGCACTGATATTGTCTTTACCGTTTGATGCACTATTTTGGACTGTGCTGGGTGCCACCAGTTTGTATATGGTGTTCTGGTTTGCACTGGCAACCTTGATCATGAGCTTTGGTAAAAATAGCGTCGTGAATAGCCTGGCTTATCTCAGTAGCTGGGTGGTGCTGGCGCTGTTGATCCCAGGCGCGGTGCATTTGTATTTATCTGGTCAGTATCAAAGCGATGCGCCGCTTGAGATCACACTGCAACAACGCACAACGCTCAATGATGGCTGGGATAAAGACAAACAAGCCACACTCGATGAGTTTTTGACACACGAAACACCCTGGCAGAATACCGCACCTTTGGGCGAGGCGTTTGACTGGAAATGGTACTACGCGCAGCAGCATATGAGCGACCTTGCAGTACAGTCTTTGGTTGAGGCCCATATCCAGAACAACCAGGCACGTCAGGCACAGTTACAAACATTGAGTGTGCTGTCTCCGGCGTTGCTTTTTCAGCTTTCGCTTAATGAACTGGCTCAGACCAGCAGTGGTTACCAGCTCAAGTATCAGCAGCAGGTGGCCGACTATCACACCGTGATGCGTCATTTCTTTTACGACTTTATGTTCTTTGATAAGCCGGTAACCCGTCAGGATGTGGAAGACTTTCCGTTGTTCAAAGCGCAGGTCATGGAAACACAAAACGGACTGTGGAAGTGGTTGTTCAGTGCCTTACTTGTGCTGGCTCTTTGCGCATTGGCATTAGCCAGGATCCGTCAGGTAAAACCGTTTTAA
- a CDS encoding ABC transporter ATP-binding protein, with translation MLEAIQLSKSFADKQVITDLSFKVEQGEIMCLLGANGAGKSTTLNIFLNFLQPDSGQARIDGVDVQQSPSGKDKLVYLPEQVNLYQEFNAIDNLKYLASLSGLSVSEAQINAALDETGLEQNARKQSLKNYSKGMRQKVGIAFAIMRQAKVLLLDEPTSGLDPSATLEFIRIVERLAKKGAAILMVTHDFYCAHTLADKIGIMDKGKLLTLLDNNKLPLSSLETTYHELISGKAAIREAS, from the coding sequence GTGTTAGAAGCCATACAGTTAAGCAAATCATTTGCTGATAAACAGGTGATCACCGACTTGAGCTTTAAAGTTGAGCAGGGCGAGATCATGTGTCTGCTGGGTGCCAACGGCGCGGGAAAAAGCACCACGCTGAATATCTTTCTTAACTTTTTACAGCCCGACAGTGGTCAGGCGCGCATTGACGGGGTCGATGTTCAGCAAAGCCCCAGCGGCAAAGACAAGCTGGTGTATCTGCCCGAGCAGGTGAACCTGTATCAGGAATTTAATGCCATTGATAACCTCAAATATTTGGCCAGCTTATCCGGGCTGTCGGTCAGTGAGGCGCAGATCAACGCCGCACTTGACGAAACGGGGCTTGAGCAAAATGCCCGTAAACAGTCATTAAAAAATTACTCAAAAGGAATGCGGCAAAAGGTTGGTATTGCCTTTGCCATCATGCGCCAGGCCAAAGTCTTGTTGCTGGATGAACCTACGTCGGGGCTGGACCCCAGCGCCACACTGGAGTTTATTCGGATTGTTGAGCGGCTGGCGAAAAAAGGTGCTGCCATCTTGATGGTGACGCACGACTTTTACTGTGCACATACCCTGGCCGACAAAATTGGCATTATGGATAAAGGCAAACTGCTGACGCTGTTAGATAACAATAAACTGCCTTTGAGTAGCCTGGAAACCACCTACCACGAACTGATCTCCGGGAAAGCGGCCATACGCGAAGCCAGCTAA
- a CDS encoding MFS transporter: protein MSIFTSYLRLSAEYRWMLVAAFVFNLGFYMLIPFLAGYLKQDLLLSATLVGLVLGVRSFCQQGLFLVGGLLADLFGVKKLIVIGCLLRALGFCLFLFSQITELLFLAAFMTGFAGALFTPAAQSYFSKQTELSRAQMFALVGVARNGGELLGPVCGLLLLSVSFDVLCVVSALPFALFALLFTVLLPAKHAPADSQSASEKSSGGGVSAMIAGVLGNRPFLLFSLLMSGYFMLINQISFAIPLHLVNQSGAPQDVAWVLTLCALISICLQFPITRMCERWLSPDQWISIGIALMGLSFATLVPAWPYQSGVLYYLPMSLLAVLFTLGTMVSFPFIMSQISVLAQDKSVATHYGFFYLFAGVGLISGSAVVGVAFDYASLSQNLAWYCLIAIGVATAVLNTLFMSTPAIHAQIQTTSPSTSK from the coding sequence ATGTCGATATTCACCTCCTATCTCAGGCTCAGTGCCGAGTATCGTTGGATGCTCGTTGCTGCGTTTGTGTTTAATCTGGGATTTTACATGCTGATCCCGTTTTTGGCGGGCTACCTGAAACAAGACTTGTTGCTGAGTGCCACCCTGGTTGGATTGGTCCTGGGTGTGCGCTCTTTTTGCCAGCAGGGCCTGTTTTTAGTGGGCGGCTTACTGGCCGACTTGTTTGGCGTAAAAAAACTGATAGTGATCGGGTGTCTACTCAGAGCGCTGGGATTCTGTCTGTTTTTGTTTTCGCAAATCACAGAGCTGCTGTTTTTAGCGGCCTTTATGACCGGGTTTGCCGGTGCTTTGTTTACCCCTGCTGCTCAGTCTTACTTTTCTAAACAAACAGAGCTAAGTCGCGCGCAAATGTTTGCACTGGTCGGGGTTGCCAGAAATGGCGGGGAGTTACTCGGCCCGGTGTGTGGCCTGCTATTACTGAGTGTTAGTTTTGATGTGTTGTGCGTGGTTTCGGCGCTGCCTTTTGCTCTATTTGCGCTGCTATTCACGGTATTACTGCCAGCTAAACACGCCCCGGCGGACAGCCAGTCTGCCTCGGAGAAGTCGTCGGGAGGCGGGGTGTCGGCCATGATTGCCGGTGTACTGGGCAACCGGCCATTTTTGCTATTCTCATTGCTCATGTCGGGCTACTTTATGCTGATCAATCAGATCTCTTTTGCCATTCCGCTGCATCTGGTTAATCAGTCCGGGGCGCCGCAGGATGTGGCCTGGGTACTGACCTTGTGTGCACTGATCTCCATCTGTTTGCAGTTTCCCATCACGCGTATGTGCGAGCGCTGGCTGTCGCCCGATCAGTGGATCAGTATAGGTATTGCTTTAATGGGGCTATCGTTTGCCACCCTGGTTCCCGCCTGGCCTTATCAATCCGGCGTTTTGTATTACCTGCCGATGAGCCTGCTGGCAGTCTTGTTTACCCTCGGCACTATGGTGAGTTTTCCTTTTATCATGAGCCAGATATCAGTACTGGCACAGGACAAGTCGGTTGCCACGCACTACGGATTTTTTTATTTGTTTGCCGGTGTCGGGTTAATTTCGGGCAGTGCAGTGGTTGGGGTAGCGTTTGATTACGCCAGCCTGAGCCAGAATCTGGCCTGGTATTGCCTGATAGCCATTGGGGTGGCCACGGCGGTGTTAAACACGCTGTTTATGTCAACGCCCGCGATACATGCTCAAATTCAAACAACCAGTCCATCTACATCAAAGTAA
- a CDS encoding GNAT family N-acetyltransferase, translating into MLSLRPFESTDEPSLVRYLNNPATVQYLSPKVPFPYTQEDAQWWITTGSKQGITRAIMLDDVLIGCIGARPGTFEYCRSAEIGYWLAEEYWGRGITGQALQLLIDEVETTTDMVRLDAVVVAQNIRSARVLEKAGFEYEGLRRMAICKDGEFFDARLFGKLLAQ; encoded by the coding sequence ATGTTATCACTCAGACCTTTTGAATCCACAGATGAACCAAGTCTGGTTCGTTACTTAAACAACCCGGCCACCGTGCAATACTTATCACCCAAAGTCCCTTTTCCCTATACTCAGGAAGATGCCCAGTGGTGGATCACGACCGGCAGTAAACAGGGGATCACCCGAGCGATTATGCTTGATGATGTGCTGATTGGGTGTATTGGCGCCCGTCCTGGCACTTTTGAGTATTGCCGAAGTGCGGAAATAGGCTACTGGCTGGCTGAGGAATACTGGGGCCGGGGGATCACGGGCCAGGCATTACAGCTGTTGATAGACGAAGTTGAAACCACCACTGATATGGTACGCTTAGACGCCGTGGTGGTCGCACAAAATATCCGTTCAGCCAGAGTGCTGGAAAAAGCAGGGTTTGAATATGAAGGCCTGCGCCGTATGGCAATCTGTAAAGATGGCGAATTTTTTGATGCACGGTTGTTTGGCAAGTTACTCGCACAGTGA
- a CDS encoding ABC transporter permease, producing the protein MNNKIMQICRHELASKRKSPSLWLIFFMTQLLLAVALLTGWQQYQHSMHTQAKAQEIVEQQWNAQPDRHPHRVAHFGHFAFRPPSALSFFDLGVNAWVGDSIFLEAHKQNSANFANDQDGGTLLRFSELSSANILLIIWPLLIIALGFASVSGEQKSGTLRQLMSMGVSFRELIAGKSLSYLLVSVVFILPVFVLALALAAGSGAQFSAEAPLRLTLLFGTYLLYCLFWIALTLLISSLVKAPKQALVLLTSVWFILTILMPRMLAEFAHHQNPHQKRNDFELAIKLDNRKVGDSHNPNDPYFSQFREETLKKYGVSTVEELPINYKGLVMQEGEKLNAEIYKKHYQQQVAQFEAQRQFVSQFYWLNPYLFVRDFSMALTRTDTRHFLDFEQQAEAHRYARIQKLNQLHTHEIHHHNDRAQRVDKSYWQEFEAFNYLTPKLSWSLSAFSLAWLLPLLAVAALFMFLSSNPMQRRIYAAV; encoded by the coding sequence ATGAATAATAAAATAATGCAGATCTGCCGCCATGAATTGGCCAGTAAACGCAAAAGCCCCAGCCTGTGGCTGATCTTTTTTATGACCCAACTGCTGCTGGCGGTTGCCTTATTAACCGGTTGGCAGCAATACCAGCACAGTATGCACACTCAGGCCAAAGCACAGGAAATTGTTGAACAACAATGGAATGCCCAGCCAGACAGGCACCCACACCGGGTTGCACACTTTGGCCATTTTGCGTTTCGCCCTCCCAGTGCGCTGAGCTTTTTTGACCTGGGCGTTAATGCCTGGGTCGGCGACAGTATCTTTTTAGAGGCGCACAAACAAAATAGCGCCAATTTTGCCAACGATCAGGATGGCGGTACCTTGCTGAGGTTTTCCGAGCTTAGCAGCGCTAACATTCTACTGATCATCTGGCCTTTGTTGATCATTGCGCTGGGTTTTGCCAGTGTCAGTGGAGAGCAAAAAAGCGGCACATTGCGCCAGCTGATGTCCATGGGCGTGTCGTTTCGTGAACTAATTGCCGGTAAAAGCCTGAGTTACTTGCTGGTGTCTGTGGTGTTTATTTTACCTGTGTTCGTTTTAGCCCTCGCCCTTGCTGCCGGGTCAGGCGCTCAGTTCTCAGCAGAAGCGCCACTGAGATTAACGCTGCTGTTTGGCACTTATCTGCTTTACTGTCTGTTCTGGATAGCGCTGACGTTATTGATTTCGAGTCTGGTCAAGGCGCCAAAACAGGCGTTGGTACTGCTAACGTCGGTATGGTTTATCCTGACTATTCTGATGCCGCGCATGCTGGCAGAGTTTGCCCATCACCAGAACCCCCATCAAAAGCGAAATGACTTTGAACTGGCCATTAAACTGGATAACCGTAAAGTCGGAGACAGCCATAACCCCAACGACCCGTATTTTAGCCAATTCCGTGAAGAAACCTTGAAAAAGTATGGCGTATCGACGGTTGAGGAACTGCCGATTAATTACAAAGGATTGGTGATGCAGGAAGGGGAAAAACTCAATGCTGAAATCTATAAAAAGCACTATCAGCAACAAGTAGCGCAGTTTGAGGCGCAGCGCCAGTTTGTTAGTCAGTTTTACTGGCTGAATCCGTATTTGTTTGTGCGTGATTTTTCAATGGCGCTGACGCGCACAGACACCCGACACTTTTTGGATTTTGAGCAGCAGGCAGAGGCCCACAGATATGCGCGGATCCAAAAACTCAATCAGTTACATACCCATGAGATCCACCATCATAACGACAGAGCGCAGCGGGTTGATAAATCCTATTGGCAGGAGTTTGAAGCGTTTAACTACTTAACGCCTAAGCTCAGCTGGTCATTGAGTGCGTTTTCTCTGGCCTGGTTGCTGCCGCTGCTGGCGGTCGCAGCACTGTTTATGTTCCTGAGTTCAAACCCGATGCAGAGGAGGATCTATGCTGCTGTTTAA
- a CDS encoding nicotianamine synthase family protein, with protein MTIANHVGIHASQIVDVYEQIHTMEALTINPDTMAVFDRFLSLLSNEHGSEFAEQVLAQDKIKAIKPQIQHLFSLASSMYERHWAQRLVSSNTPQQVLQTEYPYFKHYQRATGLEINAINSLAADPVNRVLMVGSGALPLTSLALHNAGLQVDNLDIQQDDLLLGKQVCKAVSADNQMGFIHNDICEQADLDRYDVIWLAALVGDEQLKDKIIAHLYEHMRPGAQLVVRTAFNLRTLLYPSVDESGLAPFQLKLKIQTYADNFHSILIAQKPV; from the coding sequence ATGACTATCGCGAATCACGTAGGGATCCACGCCTCGCAAATTGTGGACGTTTATGAACAAATTCATACCATGGAGGCCCTGACTATCAATCCGGATACCATGGCCGTCTTCGACCGCTTTCTCAGCCTGTTATCTAACGAGCATGGCAGCGAGTTTGCAGAGCAGGTGCTGGCGCAGGACAAGATCAAAGCCATTAAGCCTCAGATCCAGCACTTGTTTAGCCTGGCATCCAGCATGTATGAGCGGCACTGGGCACAGCGCCTGGTGAGCAGTAACACACCGCAGCAGGTGTTACAAACAGAATATCCCTATTTTAAGCACTACCAGCGCGCAACGGGACTGGAGATCAATGCCATTAACTCTCTGGCAGCTGACCCGGTAAATCGGGTTCTGATGGTGGGCTCTGGTGCATTGCCGTTGACGTCTTTGGCTTTGCACAATGCCGGTTTGCAGGTCGATAATCTGGACATACAGCAGGACGATCTGCTGCTTGGCAAGCAGGTGTGCAAAGCAGTGTCTGCTGATAATCAGATGGGCTTTATTCATAACGACATTTGCGAACAGGCTGATCTCGACCGATATGATGTGATCTGGCTTGCCGCCCTGGTGGGGGATGAGCAGCTCAAAGATAAAATCATTGCACACTTGTATGAGCACATGCGCCCGGGGGCTCAGCTGGTGGTGCGCACCGCGTTCAACCTGCGCACACTATTGTATCCAAGTGTGGACGAGAGTGGGCTGGCACCGTTTCAACTGAAACTGAAGATCCAGACTTACGCCGATAACTTTCATTCTATTTTGATTGCACAAAAACCGGTGTAG